One part of the Xiphophorus maculatus strain JP 163 A chromosome 1, X_maculatus-5.0-male, whole genome shotgun sequence genome encodes these proteins:
- the LOC102227933 gene encoding iroquois-class homeodomain protein irx-1-A-like produces the protein MPASPAGFGNFFLERNLVMPAGYQIPVLGCPSGVQQQQQQQQQAQHLAAMAAGVPITYSGLQGYNFVPYPHHRHIAHMSGGFDLKAASSYHHALLARGGVLYPPYRPGAAEDLGRVAKVATRESTGALKAWLNEHLKNPYPTKGEKIMLAIITKMSLTQVSTWFANARRRLKKENRVSWASKSKSDEEDEEQEGESDEEEGPLQKCNLVKQDDEAEHHDGQEAADEPEPERSAAAEERLEVQEAGAEKKAGSGDSDHTSSTSESKENIVSQKPKIWSLAETATSEVSKKPVDGFYHPAGRLWADWASRTGLFVPAYYTTHEIV, from the exons ATGCCCGCGTCGCCAGCTGGATTTGGAAACTTCTTCTTAGAGAGGAACCTCGTAATGCCGGCTGGATATCAGATCCCGGTCCTGGGGTGTCCATCGGGtgtacagcagcagcaacaacaacaacaacaggctCAGCATCTGGCAGCTATGGCAGCCGGAGTTCCCATAACATACTCAGGACTTCAGGGATACAACTTTGTCCCTTATCCACACCACAGGCACATTGCGCACATG AGCGGTGGCTTTGACTTGAAGGCCGCCTCTTCATATCATCATGCCCTCCTGGCCCGCGGAGGGGTCCTCTACCCTCCCTACCGTCCGGGTGCTGCTGAGGATCTTGGCAGGGTTGCCAAGGTGGCGACACGTGAGAGCACCGGCGCGCTGAAGGCCTGGCTGAACGAGCACCTGAAGAACCCGTACCCAACCAAGGGCGAGAAAATCATGCTGGCCATCATCACTAAGATGAGTCTGACGCAGGTCTCCACCTGGTTCGCCAACGCCAGGCGGCGCCTGAAGAAGGAGAACAGGGTCAGCTGGGCATCTAAAAGCAAATCggatgaggaggatgaggagcaggAGGGGGAGAGTGACGAGGAGGAAGGTCCCCTGCAAAAGTGCAACTTGGTGAAGCAAGATGATGAGGCAGAGCATCATGACGGGCAGGAAGCCGCAGATGAGCCTGAGCCGGAGcgctctgcagctgcagaggagCGTTTGGAGGTGCAGGAAGCTGGAGCAGAGAAGAAAGCTGGAAGCGGCGATTCTGACCACACATCATCCACTTCAGAAAGCAAAGAGAACATTGTCAGTCAGAAACCCAAAATTTGGTCTTTGGCAGAAACCGCTACCTCGGAGGTCTCAAAGAAACCTGTGGATGGTTTTTACCACCCTGCTGGGAGGCTGTGGGCGGACTGGGCTTCACGGACCGGACTCTTTGTTCCAGCTTACTACACCACTCATGAAATAGTCTGA
- the LOC102228192 gene encoding tumor necrosis factor receptor superfamily member 5-like, producing MFGSQLLLLSVLMGMSAAQGLCDPTTQYEVKGQCCLKCSPGTKMANNDNCERPECEPCGPDEYQETYTTENKCEPQPYCDPNKNLYTGVHDSTKKAVCLCKQGFHCSSEYCETCSPHKQCGPGEGVESKGDQTHDTVCQPCVEGTFSNETSMSDRCIEHTKCPPDHTIDVAGTNRSDTVCVKKSRVHVIVLTVMGIFMVACCVFGVFLYRQRKLHLEKGKKLECIECIGPTATCGPTEEASLFPGPQTPVENEDRSIPSQEDTRSFSTVSFGSAGEHGRSENGKIVCSVEEEGKTARLPRQESQVSSSSTVGFS from the exons ATGTTTGGATCCCAGCTGCTGCTTCTGAGCGTCCTTATG GGCATGAGCGCCGCTCAGGGCTTATGCGACCCAACCACCCAGTATGAGGTTAAAGGCCAGTGCTGCTTGAAGTGTTCACCAG GAACAAAAATGGCAAATAACGACAACTGTGAAAGGCCAGAATGTGAGCCATGTGGCCCGGATGAATATCAGGAGACATACACCACTGAAAACAAGTGTGAGCCCCAGCCATATTGTGACCCAA ataaAAACTTGTATACTGGAGTCCATGACAGTACGAAGAAAGCTGTCTGCCTATGTAAACAAGGGTTCCACTGCTCAAGTGAATACTGTGAGACCTGCAGCCCACACAAGCAGTGTGGGCCAGGAGAAGGAGTTGAGTCCAAAG GGGATCAAACACATGATACAGTATGCCAACCATGTGTGGAGGGGACATTTTCCAATGAAACCTCCATGTCTGACCGCTGCATTGAACACACAAA ATGTCCGCCAGATCACACTATTGACGTAGCTGGAACCAACCGATCTGACACCGTATGTG TAAAGAAAAGCCGGGTCCATGTCATAGTTCTCACTGTGATGGGAATCTTTATGGTTGCATGTTGTGTATTTGGAGTGTTTCTGTATCGCCAAC GTAAATTACATTtagagaaggggaaaaaattg GAGTGTATTGAATGTATCGGACCGACGGCAACATGCGGGCCAACTGAAGAAGCCTCACTGTTTCCTGGACCACAGACTCCAGTGGAAAACGAAGACAGAAGCATCCCTTCTCAGGAAGATACAAGAAGCTTTTCTACAGTGTCCTTCGGTTCTGCTGGGGAGCACGGAAGAAGTGAGAACGGAAAAATCGTGTGTTctgtggaggaggaaggaaaaacgGCCCGTCTCCCCCGTCAGGAATCACAAGTATCGAGTTCCTCTACCGTCGGCTTCAGTTAG